One Vibrio tapetis subsp. tapetis DNA segment encodes these proteins:
- a CDS encoding RNA-binding S4 domain-containing protein, with the protein MSEQEMMHDNPADEIESEEYEVEALAVEVSTQPIELYKVLKIANAVSGGGEAKFAIAEGYVAVNGELEQRKRCKLYDGDVVEFNQEFYVVIYQPESESSFEMSDAATEYEVGDDSSVFEPVNAQNEHGNDIGSKANKSRSSSGKAAKNKKLDDKKANAKKKSAKKSKNNEKKEPIVRDQNTGRGGISF; encoded by the coding sequence ATGTCAGAGCAAGAAATGATGCACGATAATCCTGCAGATGAAATTGAGTCAGAAGAATACGAAGTGGAAGCGTTGGCGGTTGAGGTCTCAACTCAGCCAATAGAGCTGTATAAAGTATTGAAGATTGCCAACGCCGTTAGCGGTGGTGGTGAGGCCAAGTTCGCTATCGCAGAAGGTTACGTGGCGGTCAATGGAGAACTAGAGCAGCGCAAACGTTGTAAACTCTACGATGGTGATGTCGTTGAATTTAACCAAGAATTCTACGTGGTGATTTATCAGCCAGAATCTGAATCGTCATTTGAAATGTCAGATGCTGCCACTGAGTATGAAGTGGGTGATGATAGCTCTGTGTTTGAACCAGTAAATGCACAGAATGAACACGGCAACGACATCGGTAGTAAGGCAAATAAGTCTCGGTCTTCAAGCGGTAAAGCGGCAAAGAACAAAAAATTGGACGATAAAAAAGCGAACGCAAAGAAAAAATCAGCGAAGAAATCTAAAAATAATGAAAAGAAAGAACCCATCGTCCGTGACCAGAATACTGGCCGGGGGGGGATTTCGTTCTAG